From Lytechinus pictus isolate F3 Inbred chromosome 6, Lp3.0, whole genome shotgun sequence, the proteins below share one genomic window:
- the LOC129262847 gene encoding uncharacterized protein LOC129262847, whose amino-acid sequence MTFLEVVLLLLLSCMIERSISLSCPCWAHDADPSNPLSYRETYCNDLNLQCPSGSEVISDHCGCCKVCSHVEDEECGGPWNVLGTCAKDFECVDPKTKAPIHMEKYIVNIPMGVCRRIKRSGAGQAPSTPEPRPFKPEFPPGFSLMDFFGPFGPQRPLDNEKPLGINKKTKKTKKDKKLKKDLKKKDRKEKKERRDRKMKEIRKQSRRKVSNEVSNEIPKYF is encoded by the exons ATGACGTTCCTTGAAGTGGTCCTTCTTCTTTTACTTTCCTGTATGATAGAGAG GTCGATCTCGCTGTCGTGCCCCTGTTGGGCCCACGACGCTGACCCATCAAACCCGCTGTCATACAGAGAGACGTACTGCAATGACCTCAACCTTCAATGTCCTTCCGGGTCAGAGGTCATCAGCGACCACTGCGGATGCTGTAAAGTATGCTCACAT GTTGAAGATGAGGAATGCGGGGGACCTTGGAACGTACTAGGAACTTGCGCCAAGGACTTCGAATGCGTCGACCCAAAGACGAAAGCTCCAATCCACATGGAGAAATATATCGTCAATATCCCTATGGGAGTCTGCAGAAGAATCAAACGATCTGGCGCAGGTCAGGCGCCCTCTACGCCCGAGCCACGTCCATTCAAACCTGAGTTCCCTCCTGGTTTCTCATTAATGGACTTCTTCGGACCTTTCGGTCCACAGCGGCCATTGGATAACGAAAAGCCATTGGGTATCAacaagaagacgaagaagacaaagaaggaCAAGAAACTGAAGAAGGATTTGAAGAAGAAggacagaaaagaaaagaaggagaggaGAGATAGGAAGATGAAGGAGATTAGGAAGCAGAGTAGGAGAAAAGTGAGCAACGAAGTTAGCAATGAGATTCCCAAGTACTTCTAA